Proteins from a genomic interval of Rhizobium sp. SL42:
- a CDS encoding metallophosphoesterase family protein gives MKIVQISDTHFSPSKAHFNGNWEPVRRWIETVRPDLVIHTGDLTIDGADQEEDITFSMSLLNELDVPVLLVPGNHDVGHMPGSPQPVDDLRLQRWRRLAGPDRFAKDLGNWRLIGLNSLLIGSDHPEERLQFDWLADMLEGRDGRRVAIFGHKPLFVDDPTEGETGYWGAGPADRRRLFELFAAHDVALYASGHLHWAWKGEMGATRLVWAPPTSFIIDTLEREMPGERLVGAVVHHLGDDVESEIVAVDGATAHVLDHVIDEVYPRHATKVVVEAAQ, from the coding sequence ATGAAAATCGTCCAGATCAGCGACACCCATTTCAGTCCGTCCAAGGCGCATTTCAACGGCAACTGGGAACCTGTGCGTCGCTGGATCGAAACGGTCAGGCCCGATCTGGTCATACATACCGGCGACCTGACGATAGACGGTGCCGATCAGGAAGAGGACATCACCTTTTCCATGTCCCTGCTCAACGAGTTGGATGTCCCCGTTCTTCTGGTTCCAGGCAATCACGATGTCGGTCATATGCCCGGTTCGCCGCAGCCGGTCGATGACCTGCGCCTTCAACGCTGGCGCCGGCTGGCCGGTCCCGACCGCTTCGCCAAGGACCTCGGTAATTGGCGGCTGATTGGCCTCAACAGTCTGCTGATCGGCTCGGACCACCCGGAAGAACGTCTGCAGTTCGACTGGCTTGCCGACATGCTGGAAGGTCGCGATGGCCGGCGCGTGGCGATCTTCGGCCACAAGCCCTTGTTCGTCGATGATCCAACAGAAGGCGAGACCGGTTACTGGGGCGCTGGTCCCGCTGATCGCCGGCGGCTGTTCGAGCTTTTTGCCGCACATGATGTTGCCCTGTATGCCAGTGGCCATCTGCACTGGGCCTGGAAGGGCGAGATGGGCGCAACCAGGCTCGTCTGGGCGCCACCGACCTCATTCATCATCGATACGCTGGAGCGAGAAATGCCCGGAGAGCGTCTCGTCGGCGCAGTCGTGCATCACCTGGGCGATGATGTGGAAAGCGAGATTGTTGCTGTCGATGGCGCCACGGCACACGTTCTCGATCATGTCATCGATGAGGTCTATCCGCGCCATGCGACGAAGGTTGTCGTGGAGGCGGCCCAATGA
- a CDS encoding TetR/AcrR family transcriptional regulator: MSDTETTAGQPAAKRKRGRPKTHSDTDRRSDIIDTARKTFVELGFSGTTTDIVAARCRISKQTLYRLFPSKSDLFLAVIAAHRQMMLDLPRPPDEDDPVDTVLEKIFMIDIDEEAENERQAVIHIVMREGAQFPEIAEILRRDGIDRSRQILADWLSHEAKRGKLVIEDPLGGARMLMDMLFGAMGPRREDFNTRADRRRHLERCIALFVRGTRPT, translated from the coding sequence ATGAGCGACACCGAAACAACAGCCGGTCAACCCGCTGCAAAACGAAAACGCGGCAGGCCAAAAACCCATTCCGATACGGATCGGCGCTCGGACATTATCGACACCGCGCGCAAGACATTTGTCGAACTCGGGTTTTCCGGCACGACGACGGACATCGTCGCCGCGCGATGCCGGATCTCCAAACAGACGCTTTACCGTCTTTTTCCCTCCAAGTCGGATCTGTTTCTCGCTGTGATTGCCGCGCACCGGCAGATGATGCTTGATCTTCCGCGTCCCCCCGATGAAGACGATCCCGTCGATACCGTGCTCGAGAAGATCTTCATGATCGACATCGACGAAGAGGCTGAGAACGAGCGGCAGGCCGTCATCCATATCGTCATGCGCGAAGGCGCACAGTTTCCCGAGATCGCCGAAATCCTGCGGCGCGACGGCATTGACCGCTCACGACAGATTCTTGCAGATTGGCTGTCTCACGAGGCCAAACGCGGAAAGCTGGTGATCGAGGATCCGCTCGGCGGCGCCCGGATGCTGATGGACATGTTGTTTGGAGCGATGGGCCCGCGGCGGGAAGACTTCAACACCAGAGCGGACCGTCGGCGCCATCTTGAACGGTGTATTGCCCTTTTTGTTCGCGGAACACGGCCGACCTGA
- a CDS encoding alpha/beta hydrolase family protein: MSNFLFDGPSDAKVTILLAHGAGAAMDTASMSAFAQALASAGSRVARFEFDYMAARRVSAARRPPPLAEKLMAEYCHAIDELKASGPLIIGGKSMGGRVASMVADELFVAKRISGLLCLGYPFHPTGKPQQLRTAHLANLKTPTLIVQGTRDPFGTRDEVESYDLAGTIELLWLEDGDHDLKPRKSISGLSLADHMDILGREVSIWADRNTQ; the protein is encoded by the coding sequence ATGAGCAATTTCCTCTTTGATGGGCCGAGTGATGCCAAAGTTACAATTCTGCTTGCCCACGGGGCAGGGGCGGCGATGGATACGGCGTCGATGAGTGCCTTCGCTCAGGCGCTGGCCTCCGCGGGATCGCGTGTTGCCCGTTTCGAATTTGACTACATGGCGGCGAGGCGGGTTTCAGCTGCTCGCCGGCCGCCGCCGCTGGCTGAGAAGCTCATGGCGGAATACTGCCACGCAATCGATGAACTCAAGGCAAGCGGGCCACTGATTATCGGAGGAAAATCAATGGGCGGCCGCGTGGCGAGCATGGTTGCAGATGAGCTTTTCGTGGCCAAACGGATTTCAGGGCTGCTGTGCCTCGGATATCCCTTTCACCCGACCGGCAAGCCGCAGCAGTTGCGTACCGCCCATCTTGCCAATTTGAAAACACCGACTTTGATCGTCCAGGGAACGCGGGATCCGTTTGGAACGCGTGACGAGGTTGAAAGCTACGATTTGGCGGGCACGATCGAGTTGCTCTGGCTCGAGGACGGCGATCACGATCTGAAACCTCGCAAAAGCATTTCGGGCCTCTCGCTTGCCGACCATATGGATATTCTGGGCAGGGAAGTTTCAATCTGGGCCGACAGGAATACGCAATAG
- a CDS encoding ABC transporter ATP-binding protein has protein sequence MTAFSLHDINKSFGGNSILKGVSLEAEAGEFIALVGPSGCGKSTLLRIVAGLDHADHGEIVIGGEDVSAKAAGDRNVAMVFQSYALYPHLTAGQNIAVPLAMRRLSTAGRLPLIGALFSDQRRIRADIQRDVRAMASSLKIDHLLDRKPGQMSGGQRQRVALARAMVRQPNVFLMDEPLSNLDANLRVHARGEIVELHRKAGVPTLYVTHDQSEALSMADRVAVMIGGRLLQLDSPRTIYDNPSHLEVAKFLGQPRINVLSTVIDGEGLVQVGDIRLATRLDLKPGKALSVAFRPEFVRLADAGAGGLPARVERLEFLGSEVVVFTKLAALDAIVLARVAPADAIGIHAGQRIDLRLDPDAILLFDEQGDRLPVSIAMTSTLRSEAFHG, from the coding sequence ATGACCGCCTTTAGCCTTCACGATATCAACAAGTCCTTCGGCGGCAACAGTATCCTGAAAGGTGTCAGCCTGGAGGCTGAAGCCGGTGAGTTTATCGCCCTTGTCGGTCCGTCCGGCTGCGGCAAGAGCACGTTGCTGCGCATCGTCGCCGGCCTCGATCATGCAGACCATGGCGAGATCGTAATCGGCGGCGAAGACGTCTCGGCCAAGGCGGCGGGGGACCGCAATGTGGCGATGGTCTTCCAGTCATACGCGCTCTATCCGCATCTGACTGCGGGCCAGAATATTGCCGTGCCGCTCGCCATGCGTCGTCTCTCCACGGCCGGTCGTCTGCCGTTGATCGGCGCCTTGTTCTCCGACCAGCGCCGGATACGAGCCGATATTCAGCGTGACGTTCGCGCCATGGCGAGTTCGCTCAAGATCGACCACTTGCTCGATCGCAAGCCCGGCCAGATGTCCGGTGGCCAGCGTCAGCGCGTAGCGCTTGCCCGCGCCATGGTCCGGCAGCCGAATGTCTTCCTGATGGACGAGCCGCTTTCCAATCTGGATGCGAACCTGCGCGTACATGCCCGTGGTGAGATCGTCGAACTGCACCGCAAGGCAGGCGTGCCGACGCTGTATGTCACGCATGACCAGTCTGAAGCCCTTTCCATGGCCGACCGGGTTGCGGTGATGATCGGTGGTCGGCTGCTACAGCTCGATAGCCCGCGCACCATCTACGATAATCCCTCGCATCTGGAAGTCGCCAAATTTCTAGGTCAGCCGCGTATCAACGTCCTGTCGACCGTGATCGACGGCGAGGGACTTGTCCAGGTTGGCGATATCCGTCTTGCCACACGCCTCGACCTGAAGCCGGGAAAAGCACTGTCTGTGGCATTTCGGCCCGAATTTGTCCGGCTTGCCGACGCTGGTGCGGGTGGCCTGCCGGCACGGGTCGAGCGGCTGGAGTTCCTCGGCTCCGAGGTGGTGGTCTTCACCAAGCTCGCGGCCTTGGATGCAATCGTTTTGGCAAGGGTCGCACCTGCGGATGCGATCGGCATTCATGCTGGCCAGCGGATCGATCTGAGGCTCGATCCCGACGCGATCCTGCTCTTCGACGAACAGGGCGACCGCCTGCCGGTCAGCATCGCAATGACATCGACTTTGCGGTCGGAGGCTTTTCATGGCTAG
- a CDS encoding D-amino acid dehydrogenase, whose product MKVIVLGAGIIGVTSAYQLAKAGHDVTVIDRQQAPALETSFANAGEVSFGYCSPWAAPGIPMKAMKWLLMEHAPLILRPKIDAAMLSWMLKMLSNCTSRRYAINKSRMLRLADYSRVSLAALRAETGISYDERMQGTLQLFRTQQQLDASGKDVKALAVDGIPYEVLDRDGCVRVEPALAHVRDKIVGGLLTPKDETGDCFKFANALANKAAGLGVRFAYGHHIKGLDIAGGRVEAVVTDKAKFAADAVVVALGSYSPLMLKPLGIGLPVYPVKGYSLTIPITDASRAPESTVMDETYKIAITRLGERIRVGGMAEISGYTNDLGQARRRTLEHSVQDLFPGGDVSKATFWSGLRPMTPDGTPVIGPTKIKGLFLNTGHGTLGWTMSSGSARVISDLVSGRAPDIDAADLAISRYA is encoded by the coding sequence ATGAAAGTCATCGTTCTCGGCGCCGGCATCATCGGCGTGACGTCTGCCTATCAGCTCGCGAAAGCCGGCCACGACGTCACCGTCATCGACCGCCAGCAGGCGCCGGCTCTGGAGACCAGTTTTGCCAATGCGGGAGAAGTCTCATTCGGCTATTGCTCGCCCTGGGCGGCGCCCGGCATTCCGATGAAGGCAATGAAGTGGCTGCTGATGGAACATGCGCCGCTCATCTTGCGTCCCAAAATCGATGCGGCCATGCTGTCATGGATGCTGAAGATGCTGTCGAACTGCACTTCCAGGCGTTACGCCATCAACAAAAGCCGTATGTTGCGACTGGCTGACTACAGCCGCGTATCGCTTGCTGCGTTGCGCGCCGAGACCGGGATTTCCTATGACGAGCGCATGCAGGGCACGCTGCAGCTGTTTCGGACACAGCAACAGCTGGACGCATCGGGCAAGGACGTCAAGGCACTCGCCGTAGACGGCATCCCGTATGAAGTGCTCGACCGCGACGGCTGCGTTCGGGTGGAACCGGCACTCGCCCACGTGCGCGACAAGATCGTCGGCGGACTTCTGACCCCAAAGGATGAGACCGGCGACTGCTTCAAGTTCGCCAATGCATTGGCCAACAAAGCCGCCGGGCTCGGAGTGCGCTTTGCCTATGGGCATCATATCAAGGGCTTGGACATCGCTGGTGGTCGCGTTGAGGCCGTTGTCACCGACAAGGCGAAGTTTGCCGCCGATGCCGTCGTGGTCGCGCTTGGCAGCTACTCGCCGCTGATGCTGAAACCGCTCGGCATTGGGCTTCCCGTTTATCCGGTCAAGGGTTATTCGCTGACGATCCCGATCACCGACGCGTCACGGGCGCCGGAATCCACGGTGATGGACGAGACCTACAAGATTGCCATAACGCGCCTTGGAGAGCGCATTCGTGTTGGCGGCATGGCTGAAATCTCCGGCTATACCAACGATCTGGGCCAGGCGCGGCGGCGCACACTCGAACATTCGGTGCAAGACCTGTTCCCCGGCGGCGACGTATCGAAGGCGACATTCTGGTCCGGTCTGCGCCCGATGACACCGGACGGAACGCCGGTAATCGGACCGACGAAGATCAAGGGCCTCTTCCTCAATACGGGGCATGGCACGCTGGGATGGACGATGAGTTCAGGCTCGGCAAGGGTGATTTCAGATCTGGTCAGCGGTCGGGCACCGGATATCGACGCGGCCGACCTTGCGATCAGCCGTTACGCCTGA
- a CDS encoding carbohydrate ABC transporter permease, which produces MASLAPEYGAEIPLAQKGARLAKRREARIAMVLSAPALLLIFCFIILPTIAVIALGFTDFELGYGSFNFVGFENYAELLNDRTFRKSLWNTTMYAAIVAPVSMALGLGIALMIESEGWGKSLFRTAYFLPVASLLVAMATVWQYLFHPTIGPINALLDLIGIEGPNWLGASKTVMTSLSIIGIWQSTGFNMVLFLAGLSAIPRELYQAAEVDGARSALSRFRLVTWPMLGPTTLFVTTISIINAVKVFETVKTLTEGGPNKASEVLLFTIYQEGFVFLRVGYASAMTVVFLLILVSLMFLQYRVMDRKVHYV; this is translated from the coding sequence ATGGCTAGTCTTGCCCCGGAATACGGCGCAGAAATCCCGCTGGCCCAAAAGGGCGCACGGCTGGCAAAGCGTCGCGAGGCGCGCATCGCCATGGTGCTGTCGGCACCGGCGCTGCTGCTGATCTTCTGCTTCATCATCTTGCCGACCATTGCTGTCATCGCCCTCGGCTTTACCGATTTCGAGCTTGGCTACGGCAGCTTCAATTTCGTCGGCTTCGAGAACTACGCCGAACTGCTGAACGATCGCACGTTCAGGAAGTCGCTGTGGAACACGACGATGTATGCGGCGATCGTCGCACCGGTGTCCATGGCGCTCGGGCTTGGCATCGCGCTGATGATTGAATCGGAGGGCTGGGGCAAGAGCCTGTTTCGCACCGCCTATTTCCTGCCCGTTGCGTCCCTGCTCGTCGCCATGGCGACCGTGTGGCAATATCTCTTCCACCCGACGATCGGGCCGATCAACGCGCTGCTCGATCTGATCGGCATCGAAGGCCCCAACTGGCTCGGCGCGTCGAAAACCGTGATGACCAGCCTGTCGATCATCGGCATCTGGCAATCGACCGGCTTCAATATGGTCCTGTTCCTCGCCGGCCTTTCGGCCATCCCGCGCGAGCTTTACCAGGCGGCCGAGGTCGACGGTGCTCGTTCGGCTCTCTCGAGGTTCCGTCTGGTAACCTGGCCAATGCTGGGCCCGACCACGCTGTTTGTCACCACGATCAGCATCATCAACGCGGTCAAGGTATTCGAGACTGTGAAGACATTGACCGAAGGCGGCCCCAACAAGGCGTCCGAGGTCCTGCTTTTCACCATCTACCAGGAAGGCTTCGTCTTCCTGCGTGTCGGTTATGCCTCGGCGATGACCGTGGTCTTCCTGTTGATCCTCGTGTCGCTGATGTTCCTCCAGTACCGCGTCATGGACCGGAAAGTGCACTACGTATGA
- a CDS encoding 3'-5' exonuclease, with product MSEEAMVRHLSETGRYRLLKRLEPRRVVAVARPEYPLRGIILDTETTGLNARKDEIIEIGVIAFTYDHRGNIGDVAGVYGGLRQPTVAIPAEITRLTGITDEMVAGQSIDLAALHALIDPADLIIAHNAAFDRPFCEAFSPMFAAKAWACSNSEVDWSSRGFEGTKLGYLVNQAGYFHDGHRAVDDCFALLEVLSRDTVGRLPAFAELYESSQRTRVRIYAEGSPFDMKDHLKARGYRWSDGSDGRPKSWWVEIGEEALEDELRYLRSEIYRYGDADPPRKHLTAHDRFRG from the coding sequence ATGAGCGAGGAGGCCATGGTTCGGCATCTTTCCGAGACTGGCCGGTATCGCTTGCTGAAGAGACTTGAACCTCGACGGGTGGTGGCGGTTGCGCGACCGGAATATCCGTTGCGAGGCATCATTCTCGATACGGAGACGACGGGTCTCAATGCGCGCAAGGACGAAATCATCGAGATCGGCGTCATCGCTTTCACCTACGATCATCGCGGAAACATTGGAGATGTTGCAGGCGTGTATGGCGGTTTGCGCCAGCCAACGGTGGCCATACCTGCCGAAATCACCAGGCTGACCGGCATCACCGATGAGATGGTGGCCGGACAGTCGATTGATCTCGCCGCGTTGCATGCCCTGATCGACCCTGCAGATCTGATCATTGCCCACAATGCGGCCTTCGACCGTCCCTTCTGCGAAGCGTTTTCGCCCATGTTTGCAGCCAAGGCCTGGGCTTGCTCCAATTCTGAAGTCGACTGGTCGTCGCGTGGCTTTGAAGGCACCAAACTCGGTTATCTGGTCAATCAGGCCGGATATTTCCACGATGGCCATCGGGCGGTCGACGATTGTTTTGCCCTGCTGGAAGTGCTGTCGCGCGACACGGTGGGGCGGTTGCCCGCCTTTGCCGAACTCTATGAATCAAGCCAGCGTACGCGGGTTCGCATCTATGCCGAAGGCAGTCCCTTCGACATGAAGGACCATCTCAAGGCGCGGGGCTATCGTTGGTCGGATGGCAGCGATGGGCGTCCCAAGTCCTGGTGGGTGGAGATCGGCGAAGAGGCGCTTGAGGATGAACTCCGTTATCTCCGAAGCGAAATCTATCGCTACGGTGATGCCGATCCGCCGAGGAAGCACCTCACGGCCCACGATCGATTCCGCGGCTAG
- a CDS encoding ankyrin repeat domain-containing protein: protein MRLFYIFVHIATFWVATALAGPLHDAAKSGDLEAVKGMLAQDRDLAAPDSSGEPPLLLAAIAGHADVTAFLLENGADIETRNKGGLTALHAAAYAGKLDVVMLLVSKGAAINDSRNFYRMSPLHAAAEEGHGDVVAFLLANNADIEAKERNGITPLSQAGWREHWDVAKLLLNAGAGCQDAAVVGEWLYGECIKRK, encoded by the coding sequence ATGAGGCTTTTTTACATTTTTGTCCATATCGCGACTTTTTGGGTCGCCACGGCTTTGGCAGGGCCATTGCACGATGCTGCCAAAAGCGGAGATCTGGAAGCTGTAAAGGGTATGCTGGCTCAGGATCGTGATCTGGCGGCTCCCGACAGTAGCGGAGAACCGCCGCTGCTATTGGCGGCAATTGCCGGGCACGCGGATGTGACTGCTTTTCTTCTGGAGAACGGTGCCGACATCGAAACACGCAACAAGGGTGGTCTGACTGCGCTGCATGCGGCGGCCTATGCAGGCAAACTTGATGTAGTGATGCTGCTTGTGTCCAAAGGGGCCGCGATCAACGATTCGCGCAATTTCTACCGGATGTCGCCGCTCCACGCCGCGGCCGAAGAGGGCCATGGAGATGTTGTCGCATTTCTCCTGGCAAACAATGCAGACATTGAAGCCAAGGAACGAAACGGCATTACGCCGCTTAGTCAGGCGGGCTGGCGTGAGCATTGGGATGTGGCCAAATTGTTGCTGAACGCGGGCGCTGGATGTCAGGATGCGGCCGTTGTCGGTGAATGGCTTTATGGTGAGTGTATCAAGCGAAAATAG
- a CDS encoding YHS domain-containing (seleno)protein, producing the protein MLRKTRSVCLAMATGVAAVLLLAAPAIAAEDVVNTGYFGDVAIKGFDPVAYFTQNQAVEGSATYSHHWLGATWHFASAENRALFIKDPARYAPQYGGYCADGVSLGTVTTNIDPKAWRIIEGKLYISYDPGAAEGFEKNPSKLANSQKHWADVQHTLVSEKLQTDWRMGGSN; encoded by the coding sequence ATGTTACGCAAAACACGCTCGGTTTGCCTCGCAATGGCGACCGGGGTCGCTGCGGTTCTACTCTTGGCTGCCCCGGCAATTGCCGCCGAAGACGTCGTAAATACGGGTTACTTTGGTGATGTCGCGATCAAGGGTTTCGATCCGGTCGCCTATTTTACCCAAAATCAGGCTGTGGAAGGGTCCGCGACCTATTCTCACCACTGGCTCGGGGCGACCTGGCATTTTGCCAGCGCCGAGAATAGGGCCCTTTTTATCAAGGACCCGGCCAGATACGCACCACAATACGGTGGTTATTGCGCAGACGGCGTGTCTCTGGGAACAGTGACAACCAACATAGACCCGAAAGCCTGGCGGATTATCGAGGGCAAGCTCTATATCAGCTATGATCCGGGGGCTGCCGAGGGCTTTGAGAAGAACCCGTCAAAGCTCGCCAATTCGCAGAAGCATTGGGCGGACGTTCAGCACACCCTTGTTTCAGAAAAGTTGCAGACGGATTGGCGCATGGGTGGTTCGAACTGA
- a CDS encoding adenylate/guanylate cyclase domain-containing protein, translated as MERHLAAIMIADVVGYSRLSQVDEEGTRVRFQKDMETIFEPEIARHNGRLVKTMGDGLLVEFHSVVDAARCAVAVQQQKAKQEVLTSPERRLDFRIGINLGDIIVEGTDIHGDSVNMAARIQTLAEPGGIALSGSAYDQIKSRLSVGFTSLGERKVKNIAEPIRIYRVVLDPTAAGKTAEARKPLRLRPHLATAAFVIAIAIAGLWWQPWTYVQTSQLSDRFAYPLPDKPSVAVLPFINVSGDKNHDHLAYGLTDDLITELSRVSGLFVIARHSVFALTTTSGKVQDVAAELGVQYVLEGTLQQAGARLRINAKLIDAVTGLSLWAERYDREYADIFAVQDDVISKIISALSVKLSEGERHRLARIPTENLEAYDYYLRAEQKGITYSDVETYRQTLSFYQKAIDLDPKFADAHAGIARVAVDVWRNDYNYLWSAAVARKIAYDAAGQALKLDPDNARALAVLALLQLVAGRSAEATASATQAVIAQPSDAEAFGNLALILAHTERHDEAIDEMEKALRLDPSPSPSFQLLAGIVFYTAHDLDRAIPLMEAARDALPNAEPAHEYLAAAYMANHDEQRGTEAAARLLELFPDTNLTYYSYLYDYWHDDDLQYHLAGLRAAGIPEWPFGFEGQPSDRLGEADIRKLVTDKTWIGKHKNGTDFIQHFDKDGNTAYRTANTSITGIAEVRDGRLCETFGGSFLDRMVCGYVYRTEHPDLLPARYIHVTPQALKFFSVAPAA; from the coding sequence ATGGAGCGCCATCTCGCAGCCATTATGATTGCCGACGTCGTTGGTTACAGCCGCCTGAGCCAGGTCGACGAGGAAGGAACGCGTGTCCGCTTCCAAAAGGACATGGAGACCATTTTCGAGCCCGAGATCGCCCGGCACAACGGACGGCTCGTTAAAACCATGGGCGACGGGCTGTTGGTGGAGTTTCACAGCGTGGTCGATGCGGCCCGTTGCGCAGTCGCCGTACAACAACAAAAGGCAAAACAGGAAGTACTGACGTCACCCGAACGCAGGCTCGATTTTCGCATCGGCATCAATCTCGGCGACATCATCGTCGAAGGCACTGACATCCATGGCGACAGCGTCAACATGGCGGCCCGAATCCAGACATTGGCCGAACCGGGGGGCATCGCCCTTTCAGGATCGGCCTACGATCAGATCAAGTCCAGACTGTCGGTCGGCTTCACCTCGCTCGGCGAGCGAAAGGTCAAGAACATCGCCGAGCCCATTCGCATCTACCGCGTCGTGCTTGATCCGACGGCTGCCGGAAAGACCGCCGAGGCCCGCAAACCGCTCCGTCTTCGTCCCCATCTGGCGACAGCCGCGTTTGTGATTGCGATCGCCATCGCGGGCCTATGGTGGCAACCTTGGACATACGTCCAGACGTCGCAACTGAGCGATCGCTTTGCCTATCCCCTGCCGGACAAACCTTCGGTTGCCGTTCTACCCTTCATCAATGTCAGCGGCGACAAGAACCATGACCACCTCGCCTACGGTCTGACGGACGATCTGATCACCGAACTGTCGCGCGTCTCCGGTCTGTTTGTTATCGCACGTCATTCGGTTTTTGCGCTGACGACCACATCGGGCAAGGTCCAGGATGTCGCAGCCGAACTGGGCGTCCAATATGTGCTGGAAGGCACTTTGCAGCAGGCTGGCGCGAGATTGCGGATCAACGCCAAGCTAATCGACGCGGTGACCGGCCTATCGCTCTGGGCTGAACGATATGATCGTGAATATGCCGATATCTTCGCTGTCCAGGATGACGTGATCAGCAAGATCATTTCGGCTCTATCGGTCAAGCTGAGTGAGGGAGAGCGTCATCGGCTCGCACGCATCCCGACAGAGAATCTCGAGGCCTATGATTACTATCTGAGGGCCGAACAGAAGGGCATCACTTATAGCGATGTCGAGACCTATCGCCAGACGCTCTCCTTCTACCAGAAAGCGATCGACCTGGACCCGAAATTTGCCGACGCGCATGCCGGCATCGCTCGGGTGGCTGTCGATGTCTGGCGCAACGACTACAACTATCTCTGGTCCGCGGCGGTTGCGCGAAAAATTGCCTATGACGCCGCGGGCCAGGCATTGAAACTGGACCCCGACAATGCGCGAGCCCTTGCAGTGCTTGCGCTTCTGCAACTGGTCGCCGGTCGTAGCGCCGAGGCGACGGCATCCGCAACGCAGGCGGTGATCGCACAGCCAAGCGACGCCGAGGCATTCGGCAACCTGGCCTTGATTCTCGCGCACACGGAGCGGCATGACGAGGCGATCGACGAAATGGAAAAGGCCTTGCGGCTGGACCCGTCGCCATCACCCAGCTTTCAATTGCTGGCAGGCATCGTCTTCTATACGGCCCACGATCTGGACAGAGCGATCCCCCTGATGGAAGCGGCACGAGATGCCTTGCCGAATGCCGAACCGGCACATGAATATCTGGCTGCGGCATACATGGCCAATCATGACGAGCAACGTGGCACTGAGGCGGCCGCCCGACTGCTCGAGCTATTTCCCGACACCAACCTGACCTATTACAGCTATCTCTATGACTATTGGCACGATGATGACCTTCAATATCACCTGGCGGGCCTTCGTGCGGCCGGCATTCCGGAATGGCCCTTTGGTTTTGAAGGACAGCCGTCAGACAGGCTTGGCGAGGCTGATATTCGCAAGCTGGTCACCGACAAGACCTGGATCGGCAAGCACAAGAACGGTACCGACTTCATTCAGCACTTCGACAAGGACGGCAACACGGCGTATCGCACCGCCAACACGAGCATCACCGGCATTGCCGAGGTTCGCGATGGCAGACTGTGCGAAACCTTCGGTGGCTCGTTCCTTGATCGCATGGTCTGCGGATATGTCTACCGCACCGAACACCCAGACCTGTTACCCGCGAGGTATATTCATGTTACCCCGCAGGCATTGAAGTTCTTTTCAGTCGCCCCTGCGGCCTGA
- a CDS encoding DUF1127 domain-containing protein produces the protein MNVARSFNNWRKYRQTVAELGRMSSRELSDIGISRADINRVARGAYAR, from the coding sequence ATGAACGTAGCACGCTCTTTTAATAATTGGCGCAAGTATCGTCAGACGGTTGCAGAACTGGGCCGCATGTCGAGCCGCGAACTGTCCGATATCGGTATCAGCCGTGCCGACATCAACCGCGTTGCCCGTGGAGCATACGCTCGCTAA